The proteins below come from a single Campylobacter sp. CCUG 57310 genomic window:
- the queA gene encoding tRNA preQ1(34) S-adenosylmethionine ribosyltransferase-isomerase QueA has product MATDINALCSYDYHLPAELIADRPTLPKEDAKLLVYEREKDKIHHLKFKNLHEILPQCDIVFNDTKVIKARILGHKDSGGASEVLLNAALNDDKFSVYIRGKVKAGTQIKFDANLKATVFEIFEDGTRIVKFSQDDKILSTNELFSLLEKIGQVPLPPYIKRADNKDDESWYQSIFAKHHGAVAAPTASLHFSDEMIKELKKSHDISFITLHIGAGTFKSVESENINDHKMHGEFYEIPSQTQELIKSNKPILGIGTTVTRCIEEFARSKKPSGICKLFLNLNNKPIRQNYLLTNFHLPKSTLIMLVSSFIGLDKTMQIYQTAIENRYKFYSYGDGMLVI; this is encoded by the coding sequence ATGGCGACTGATATCAACGCACTTTGCAGCTATGATTATCACTTGCCTGCTGAACTCATAGCAGATCGCCCCACTCTGCCCAAAGAGGATGCGAAACTGCTTGTTTATGAGAGGGAAAAAGATAAAATTCATCATCTTAAATTTAAAAACCTTCATGAAATTTTACCCCAATGCGATATCGTCTTTAACGATACTAAAGTGATAAAAGCTAGAATTTTAGGACACAAGGATAGCGGCGGGGCAAGCGAAGTGCTGCTTAACGCTGCGCTTAATGATGATAAATTTAGCGTTTATATACGCGGCAAAGTAAAAGCCGGAACGCAGATAAAATTTGACGCTAATTTAAAGGCTACGGTTTTTGAAATTTTTGAAGACGGAACAAGGATTGTCAAATTTAGCCAAGATGATAAAATTTTAAGCACAAACGAGCTATTTAGTTTACTTGAAAAGATCGGACAAGTTCCGCTTCCGCCTTATATAAAAAGAGCTGACAACAAAGACGACGAGAGCTGGTATCAAAGCATATTTGCAAAGCATCACGGTGCAGTCGCAGCTCCTACGGCAAGCCTTCATTTTAGCGACGAGATGATAAAAGAGCTTAAAAAAAGCCATGATATAAGCTTTATAACCCTTCATATAGGCGCGGGAACGTTTAAAAGCGTGGAGAGCGAAAATATAAACGATCATAAAATGCACGGAGAATTTTATGAAATTCCAAGTCAAACTCAAGAGCTTATCAAATCAAACAAGCCGATTTTAGGTATCGGAACGACTGTTACAAGATGTATTGAAGAGTTTGCAAGAAGCAAAAAACCTAGCGGAATTTGCAAGTTGTTTTTAAACCTTAACAACAAGCCAATTCGCCAAAACTACTTGCTTACAAATTTTCACCTGCCAAAATCAACGCTAATCATGCTCGTAAGCAGCTTTATAGGGCTTGATAAGACTATGCAAATTTATCAAACCGCCATAGAAAACAGATATAAATTTTACTCTTACGGCGACGGGATGCTTGTAATATGA
- the dprA gene encoding DNA-processing protein DprA encodes MNFLSELPPQLNRLKKPPKKLYYKGNLELLKLPMVSIVGSRRASVYTKNCVLNLAKTLSNSGICVVSGAALGVDIKAHEGAFPNTIAVFGNGLNIVYPRANLKAIERIYGSCLALSEYDFSTPAAAHRFLERNRIVVALSKALVVAQADLKSGSMQSARMAQELGVKIYVLPQRLGESDGTNKLLACGKAELINDFDEFASKFTTNPPKAKDEILDFCKNGANLDEALAKFGDKIYEYELFGKLVISGLRVSLT; translated from the coding sequence GTGAATTTTTTAAGTGAGCTTCCTCCTCAGCTAAATAGACTTAAAAAGCCTCCCAAGAAGCTTTATTATAAGGGAAATTTAGAGCTTTTAAAGCTTCCGATGGTATCGATAGTAGGCTCAAGAAGAGCAAGCGTGTATACCAAAAACTGCGTTTTAAATTTAGCTAAAACTCTCTCAAATTCCGGAATTTGCGTAGTAAGCGGAGCGGCTTTGGGTGTGGATATCAAGGCTCATGAAGGCGCTTTTCCAAACACTATAGCCGTTTTTGGCAACGGACTTAATATAGTCTATCCAAGAGCGAATTTAAAAGCCATAGAACGAATTTACGGCTCCTGCCTTGCTCTAAGCGAGTATGATTTCTCTACTCCTGCTGCTGCTCATAGGTTTTTGGAGCGAAACCGAATAGTTGTAGCTCTCAGCAAGGCTTTGGTTGTCGCGCAAGCCGATCTTAAAAGCGGCTCCATGCAAAGTGCAAGGATGGCTCAAGAGCTTGGAGTTAAAATTTACGTCTTGCCTCAGCGACTTGGCGAAAGTGATGGCACAAACAAGCTTTTGGCTTGTGGCAAAGCCGAGCTTATAAATGATTTTGATGAATTTGCCTCTAAATTTACAACAAATCCACCTAAAGCAAAAGATGAAATTTTAGATTTTTGCAAAAATGGAGCGAATTTGGATGAGGCGTTGGCTAAATTCGGAGATAAAATTTATGAGTATGAACTATTTGGAAAGCTTGTCATATCAGGCCTTAGAGTGAGTTTAACATGA
- a CDS encoding ribonuclease R family protein, translating to MKEFLTKLLDGLNGKEILSEHKETLRNLLNLGAITSHNDKFYLNNGFVCGKLDISSNGTGFLIPFDKRFKQDILIENKNLNNSHYGDIVLAKLLPLKKKRQSAKVVLALKLANETSVVYTKHFGQAILGVNLKTGLSLALKATQKSLKTLPIGTLLKINNLNNEITEVIGNINDPFSDEKISLAIYNKNDKFSEASELEAASWGDSVDASMYPSRVDLSELEFCTIDPIDAKDFDDAIYFDEKNLEIYVAIADASEYVSSYGAIDKEAKSRGFSIYFPHIAIPMLPRSLSENICSLKPNVTRLAFCFKIKLNKNLDVVGEELFEAIINSKKRFNYDEIDEILEDKRTSEISWIKPLFELTSNLRTKRLKNAFDFRTQELRMSLDDEGKLLSTRFETDSNSHRLVEDCMLLANKAAARLIDSVGVFRNHGAPDIRKIENLLQDLAALGFDFTYESDLANLIRKIQAQADTMGNREEIDKLIIKAQKKAEYSAQNLGHFGLGFDRYTHFTSPIRRYSDLTLHRLLKAKMKDDKKLFNYLLLNIESTCANLSELEREADKVAYDFMDRKFARWAKERIGQRFKAYVSENQNMLVAKLDDEIKGARIFLNSYSAELLQKLIIEITDADIASGEIFGRVIKKIDV from the coding sequence GTGAAAGAATTTTTAACCAAACTACTTGATGGATTAAACGGGAAGGAGATTTTAAGCGAACACAAAGAGACGCTTAGAAATCTCCTAAATTTAGGCGCCATAACCTCTCATAACGACAAATTTTATCTTAATAACGGTTTTGTTTGCGGCAAGCTTGACATAAGCTCAAACGGCACAGGATTTTTGATACCATTTGATAAGAGATTTAAACAAGACATATTAATAGAAAATAAAAATTTAAACAACTCTCACTACGGCGATATCGTCTTAGCCAAACTGCTTCCCCTTAAGAAAAAACGTCAAAGCGCAAAGGTCGTTCTTGCTTTAAAATTAGCCAACGAAACGAGTGTGGTTTATACCAAACATTTTGGTCAAGCTATTTTAGGAGTAAATTTAAAAACAGGTCTTAGCTTAGCCTTAAAAGCTACTCAAAAATCACTAAAAACCCTACCGATAGGAACTCTGCTTAAGATAAATAATCTTAACAACGAGATTACCGAAGTTATAGGCAATATCAACGATCCTTTCTCCGATGAGAAAATTTCACTTGCGATCTATAATAAAAACGATAAATTTAGCGAGGCAAGCGAACTTGAAGCTGCATCTTGGGGAGATAGCGTTGATGCTAGCATGTATCCAAGCAGAGTTGATCTAAGTGAGCTTGAGTTTTGTACTATTGATCCCATTGATGCTAAAGACTTTGACGACGCGATATATTTTGATGAGAAAAATTTAGAAATTTACGTCGCGATCGCGGATGCAAGCGAATACGTAAGCAGCTACGGGGCAATTGACAAAGAGGCTAAATCACGTGGATTTTCGATATATTTTCCGCATATAGCCATACCTATGTTACCAAGAAGCCTAAGTGAAAACATCTGCTCGCTTAAACCGAACGTAACAAGGCTTGCGTTTTGTTTTAAGATCAAACTTAATAAAAATTTAGATGTCGTTGGCGAAGAGCTCTTTGAAGCTATTATAAATTCTAAAAAGCGATTCAACTACGACGAAATCGATGAAATTTTAGAAGACAAAAGGACAAGCGAAATATCTTGGATAAAGCCGCTTTTTGAGCTAACATCAAATTTACGCACAAAAAGGCTTAAAAACGCATTTGATTTTAGAACACAGGAGCTTAGAATGAGCCTTGATGATGAAGGCAAGCTTCTTTCAACTCGTTTTGAAACCGACTCAAACTCCCATAGGCTTGTTGAAGACTGCATGCTACTAGCTAATAAAGCCGCAGCAAGGCTGATAGATAGCGTAGGAGTTTTTAGAAATCACGGAGCGCCAGATATCAGAAAGATAGAAAATTTACTTCAGGATTTAGCCGCTCTTGGATTTGATTTCACATACGAAAGCGATTTAGCCAATCTAATACGCAAAATTCAAGCCCAAGCAGATACTATGGGCAACCGCGAAGAGATAGATAAACTGATCATAAAAGCTCAAAAAAAGGCCGAGTACTCAGCTCAGAATTTAGGACACTTCGGGCTTGGATTTGATCGCTACACTCACTTTACAAGCCCGATTCGCCGCTACTCGGATCTTACTTTGCACCGCTTGCTTAAAGCGAAAATGAAAGATGACAAAAAACTCTTTAACTACCTGCTTTTAAATATCGAAAGTACTTGTGCGAATTTAAGCGAACTTGAGCGAGAAGCTGATAAAGTGGCATACGACTTTATGGACAGGAAATTTGCCAGATGGGCAAAAGAGCGTATCGGACAGAGGTTTAAGGCTTACGTAAGCGAAAATCAAAATATGCTTGTCGCAAAGCTTGATGATGAGATAAAAGGCGCAAGAATATTTTTAAACTCATATTCTGCCGAGCTGCTTCAAAAACTTATCATAGAAATTACCGACGCGGACATAGCAAGCGGTGAAATTTTCGGCAGGGTAATTAAAAAAATCGATGTATAG
- the ruvX gene encoding Holliday junction resolvase RuvX, whose translation MSVVAIDVGLKRIGVALGVGGVVMPQKPILRKNRNQAARDVNAVLSELGAKTLVVGVPLGGSSEDEMRRRISHFVSLLNFSGEIVYVDEAMSSFEASEIHKSSAKDGKLDSIAAMIILKRYLKIL comes from the coding sequence ATGAGTGTGGTTGCTATAGATGTGGGGTTAAAACGAATAGGCGTAGCGCTTGGAGTGGGCGGTGTAGTAATGCCTCAAAAGCCGATTCTAAGAAAAAATCGCAATCAAGCGGCTCGCGACGTGAACGCCGTTTTATCAGAGCTTGGTGCAAAGACTTTAGTCGTAGGAGTGCCTCTTGGCGGAAGTAGCGAAGATGAGATGAGAAGGCGCATAAGCCATTTTGTATCGCTTCTAAATTTTAGCGGAGAGATAGTCTATGTCGATGAAGCCATGAGCAGCTTTGAGGCAAGCGAAATTCATAAAAGTTCCGCAAAAGACGGAAAGCTTGATAGTATAGCCGCGATGATTATTTTAAAGCGCTATTTAAAGATTTTATAA
- a CDS encoding divergent polysaccharide deacetylase family protein, producing MSPKTKKKTTKKRTVAKNTKSVKKKEQKSAFWGYLKIIIVCLIVGALTYAALSYIYSNKDSQNTIKKIEKYLDKQSVKKDQPAKEPAVKFEPKTESKIEPKISVEPKIKPKTQNEVKPEIKSETIKQEDTLNKTDSTTPEPKIAPKEQQEFYPPEIPDEKPAKKGSIHIEVFDKDGAKKDERRVGEVPKKQPPQRKTKEPESSLDTSKAQVLNGTKKQFGKPKLVIIIDDVAHKHQVDAIKSIKLKLTPSFFPVTKDHPDTPKLAKKFSFHMIHLPLQAKNFKGEEIDTLRVDDGYEKILNRLQAIKRDFPNLIYINNHTGSKFTSDFDAMDRLMRAVKHENLIFIDSKTIANTKVAAAAKKHSMPYISRDVFLDHEDSKAAITKQLKYAVALAKKHSRAIAIGHPYKNTMDVLKNSSEILKDVEVVYLKDIL from the coding sequence TTGAGTCCTAAAACAAAGAAAAAAACTACCAAAAAGCGCACCGTAGCTAAAAATACTAAAAGCGTTAAGAAAAAAGAGCAAAAGAGCGCTTTTTGGGGTTATCTTAAAATCATTATCGTATGCCTTATCGTAGGAGCTCTTACCTACGCGGCTTTGTCTTATATCTACTCAAATAAAGATAGTCAAAACACTATAAAAAAAATAGAAAAGTATCTTGATAAACAAAGCGTCAAAAAAGACCAGCCGGCAAAAGAGCCTGCCGTCAAATTTGAGCCTAAAACAGAATCAAAAATCGAGCCTAAAATCAGTGTTGAGCCAAAGATAAAACCTAAAACTCAAAACGAAGTAAAGCCAGAGATAAAATCAGAAACTATCAAGCAAGAAGATACTTTAAATAAAACAGATAGCACTACACCGGAGCCAAAAATAGCTCCTAAAGAACAGCAAGAATTTTATCCGCCTGAAATTCCTGATGAAAAGCCTGCTAAAAAAGGCTCTATACATATAGAAGTGTTTGATAAAGACGGAGCCAAGAAAGATGAGCGCAGAGTTGGCGAAGTGCCCAAGAAGCAACCTCCTCAAAGGAAGACAAAAGAGCCCGAATCCTCTTTGGATACCAGTAAAGCTCAGGTGCTAAACGGCACAAAGAAGCAATTTGGCAAACCAAAGTTGGTAATCATAATAGACGATGTTGCTCACAAACATCAAGTAGATGCGATAAAATCAATCAAACTAAAGCTTACTCCGTCGTTTTTCCCTGTCACCAAAGATCATCCCGATACGCCAAAGCTTGCGAAAAAATTCAGCTTTCATATGATTCACTTACCGCTTCAGGCTAAAAATTTTAAAGGTGAGGAGATAGATACTTTAAGAGTGGATGACGGCTATGAGAAAATTTTAAACCGACTTCAGGCGATTAAGCGCGATTTTCCTAATTTGATATATATAAACAACCATACAGGCAGCAAATTTACAAGCGATTTTGATGCCATGGATAGGCTTATGAGAGCTGTTAAACATGAGAATTTGATATTTATCGATAGTAAAACGATAGCCAATACAAAAGTCGCAGCCGCAGCCAAAAAGCACTCCATGCCGTATATCTCAAGGGATGTATTTTTAGATCACGAAGACAGCAAGGCCGCTATAACAAAGCAGCTAAAATACGCCGTTGCGCTTGCTAAGAAGCATAGTAGAGCTATAGCTATAGGACATCCTTATAAAAACACTATGGATGTTTTGAAAAATAGCTCTGAGATATTAAAGGACGTAGAGGTTGTTTATCTAAAGGATATTTTGTGA
- the ilvC gene encoding ketol-acid reductoisomerase, with amino-acid sequence MAVNIYYDKDCDLSLIRSKTVAVIGFGSQGHAHAENLRDSGVKVVIGLAKGGKSWAKAEAKGFEVKTVSEASKMADVIMILTPDEMQAEIFYNEIKPNLSEGNAIAFGHGFNVHFGQIKAPEGIDVIMIAPKAPGHTVRSEFVKGGGIPDLIAVEQNASGQAKELALSYASAIGGGRTGIIETTFKDETETDLFGEQAVLCGGLCALVNAGFETLVEAGYEPEMAYFECLHELKLIVDLMYQGGMADMRYSISNTAEYGDYVSGTRVVNEDSKKAMKEILKEIQNGKFAKDFILERKAGYVRMNAERGIAERSLLNQTGKKLRAMMPWISAGKIVDQSKN; translated from the coding sequence ATGGCGGTAAATATATACTATGATAAAGATTGCGATTTAAGTCTTATTAGAAGTAAGACGGTTGCCGTGATAGGATTTGGATCCCAAGGGCACGCACACGCTGAAAATTTAAGAGATAGCGGCGTAAAAGTAGTAATAGGTCTTGCAAAAGGCGGAAAAAGCTGGGCTAAAGCAGAAGCCAAAGGCTTTGAAGTAAAAACCGTTAGCGAGGCTTCAAAAATGGCCGATGTGATTATGATTTTAACTCCGGATGAGATGCAAGCTGAAATTTTTTATAACGAGATCAAGCCAAATTTAAGCGAGGGCAATGCGATAGCTTTCGGACATGGATTTAACGTTCATTTTGGACAGATCAAAGCTCCTGAAGGAATTGATGTCATAATGATAGCTCCAAAAGCGCCTGGTCATACCGTAAGAAGCGAATTTGTAAAAGGCGGCGGAATTCCTGATCTGATAGCGGTTGAGCAAAACGCTTCAGGGCAGGCAAAAGAGCTTGCTTTAAGCTATGCAAGCGCTATAGGCGGCGGAAGAACGGGCATCATAGAAACTACGTTTAAAGACGAAACCGAAACCGATCTTTTTGGCGAGCAAGCTGTGCTTTGCGGTGGACTTTGCGCATTGGTAAATGCAGGCTTTGAAACGCTGGTTGAGGCGGGCTATGAGCCTGAGATGGCTTATTTTGAGTGTCTGCACGAGCTAAAGCTAATCGTTGATCTTATGTATCAAGGTGGAATGGCGGATATGCGCTACTCTATCTCAAATACTGCCGAGTATGGCGATTATGTAAGCGGAACAAGAGTCGTAAACGAAGACAGTAAAAAGGCTATGAAGGAAATTTTAAAAGAGATTCAAAACGGCAAATTTGCAAAAGACTTCATCCTTGAGCGCAAAGCTGGATACGTAAGAATGAATGCCGAAAGAGGAATCGCCGAAAGAAGCTTGCTTAATCAAACAGGCAAGAAGCTAAGAGCTATGATGCCTTGGATAAGCGCAGGTAAAATCGTAGATCAAAGCAAAAATTAA
- a CDS encoding HDOD domain-containing protein, translating into MNQSIYKHIKALPPLDDTVIKIQTICADENSSIGDLAQIIEKDPMLTANILRSANSPLYGFSREITTISRAVSLFGMATIRGFALSSAVKKSFKIDLDPYDITSQDFLNISIMQNALMYNWYSKINPRALSVLSPASFMLEVGKTVLSHELVETGKGADFKAKLKEISNPFDLSELENEILDISNEIVTAKIFEQWNLETELVDSIFYSNSPEDAPEHIKSYSVALRIVKNAVNIFHQLDDESIQNTLPFLDEYGFAHDKFLEAVAKVKANL; encoded by the coding sequence ATGAATCAATCAATATATAAACATATTAAAGCACTACCGCCACTTGATGATACGGTTATAAAAATTCAGACGATTTGTGCTGATGAAAATAGCTCTATTGGCGATCTTGCACAGATAATAGAAAAAGACCCTATGCTTACGGCAAACATATTGCGTTCGGCAAATTCTCCGCTTTACGGCTTTAGTCGCGAGATAACAACCATCTCAAGAGCGGTTTCGCTATTTGGCATGGCTACTATTCGAGGTTTTGCACTATCAAGTGCGGTCAAAAAGAGCTTTAAGATAGATCTTGATCCATACGATATCACAAGTCAGGATTTTTTAAACATCTCAATTATGCAAAACGCTCTTATGTATAACTGGTACTCTAAGATAAATCCAAGAGCATTAAGCGTTTTATCTCCGGCTTCATTTATGCTTGAAGTAGGCAAAACCGTCCTTTCTCACGAGCTGGTAGAGACCGGTAAGGGAGCTGACTTTAAAGCAAAATTAAAAGAAATTTCAAATCCTTTTGATCTTTCAGAGCTTGAAAACGAAATTTTAGATATATCAAACGAAATTGTAACGGCTAAGATATTTGAACAGTGGAATCTTGAGACCGAGCTTGTGGACTCTATCTTTTATTCAAATTCCCCTGAAGATGCTCCTGAGCATATCAAGTCTTACTCTGTAGCTTTAAGAATAGTAAAAAATGCGGTAAATATCTTCCATCAGCTTGATGACGAAAGCATCCAAAACACTCTGCCTTTCCTAGATGAATACGGCTTTGCCCACGATAAGTTTTTAGAAGCCGTGGCTAAAGTAAAAGCTAATTTGTGA